In the genome of Cryptomeria japonica chromosome 8, Sugi_1.0, whole genome shotgun sequence, one region contains:
- the LOC131079552 gene encoding antimicrobial peptide D2-like has protein sequence MAKSKSIYVCLVLLLLLTATFASASAAGIEGSEGDNKAVCRKWSARYMGICINSDQCNEVCIDGEHALFGKCKWRKHGPACFCYFHC, from the exons ATGGCCAAGAGCAAGAGCATATATGTCTGCCTGGTGTTGTTATTGTTGCTCACAGCGACGTTTGCTTCTGCTTCTGCTGCTG GAATAGAAGGGTCTGAGGGAGACAACAAAGCTGTGTGCAGAAAATGGAGCGCAAGGTATATGGGGATATGCATCAATTCTGATCAATGCAACGAGGTTTGCATTGATGGGGAACACGCTCTttttggaaaatgcaaatggaggaaaCATGGACCCGCATGTTTCTGCTACTTTCACTGTTAG